In Gadus macrocephalus chromosome 11, ASM3116895v1, a single genomic region encodes these proteins:
- the LOC132467528 gene encoding GA-binding protein subunit beta-2-like produces the protein MSLVYLGKRLLEAARVGQDDDVRILMANGAPFTTDWLGTSPLHLAAQYGHHSTAEVLLRAGVSRDARTKVDRTPLHMAATEGHSSIVELLVRSGADINAKDMLKMTALHWAAQNGHRRAAELLLQHGADVHSLSKFDKTPFDIAMDTSNTELMILLQGAVGLGDNPPPCPGTVFLDILGAAGCCAGYQLVLNCQAGCRRPGRCQDPGLKQSTTA, from the exons ATGTCGCTGGTATACCTTGGCAAGCGGTTGCTGGAGGCTGCGAGGGTCGGTCAGGACGATGACGTTCGAATATTGATGGCCAACGGGGCTCCATTCACAACCGATTGG CTGGGAACGTCACCGCTGCACCTGGCAGCTCAGTATGGCCACCACTCCACCGCTGAGGTGCTGCTCCGTGCGGGCGTCAGCAGGGACGCCCGCACCAAGGTGGACAGGACCCCTCTCCATATGGCAGCAACCGAGGGACACTCCAGTATAGTGGAGCTGCTGGTCAGG AGCGGTGCGGACATCAACGCCAAAGACATGCTGAAGATGACGGCGCTGCACTGGGCGGCGCAGAACGGGCACCGCCGCGCGGCCGAGCTGCTCCTGCAGCACGGCGCCGACGTCCACTCGCTCAGCAAGTTTGACAAGACGCCGTTTGACATCGCCATGGACACCAGCAACACAGAGCTGATGATCCTGCTAcag ggagcggtGGGCCTGggtgacaacccccccccctgtccggGCACCGTTTTCCTGGACATCTtgggtgctgctgggtgctgtGCCGGCTACCAGCTGGTGCTGAACTGCCAGGCCGGGTGTAGAAGACCAGGCCGCTGTCAGGACCCAGG TCTGAAGCAGAGCACTACGGCGTGA
- the ptpn23a gene encoding tyrosine-protein phosphatase non-receptor type 23, producing the protein MEAVPRMPMIWLDLKEAGEFPFSPAVRQFILKNYGENPDNYNEQLKKLETLRQSAVNVTRDFEGCSTLRKYFGQLHYLQSRVPLAPGQEAAVPISWTEIFSGKTITHEDISYEQACILYNLGALHSMLGAMDNRVSEEGMKVSCTHFQCSAGAFSYLRDHFNHNFSVDMSHQILNLNINLMLGQAQECLLEKSMLDNRKSFLVARISAQVVDYYKEACRALENSETASMLGKIQKDWKKLVQMKIYYFASIAHFHMGKQAEEQQKYGERLAYLQSSLDKLNEATKLAKGQPDSVQDALRFTMDVIGGKFNSAKKDNDFIYHETVPNLETLASVKGAPLVKALPVNPTDPSVTGPDLFAKLVPMAAHEASSLYSEEKAKLLRDIMTKIESKNDTLEQFMDSLGLELESVDNLELYSHLPPVLMEKCAALSVRPDTVKSLVQSMQVLSGVFTDVEASLREIRDVLEEDQAGLRALQEAPEVHPAAQAQALTEIRRDLEKYAEAHEKASFTNTELHRAMNLHISNLRLLGGPLDSLRDALPRPQLNEEEVAGLQCMKRILGKVQEMRDQRSSLEKQLRDLIQQDDITSSLVTTDRADMKRLFEEQLKKYEQVKVYIEQNLAAQDNILKALTEANVQYATVRKGLARTEQQWNATVQTLVASYEAYEDLMKKSQEGKEFYDDLEAKASRLLERARTLCQARAEQRKGALEREALKKPPARPTAAKPTLMAKNSDSDSACSSLDDPELAQLSAAILALGGDLPEELRSMPPDLASHPAEAYLPPGSASLPWPGAVGPHGATHRFPANLPPPELLARMAQYPGPGGPRPQTHAQGPPQMPPHAAVSGYGPPQAPHPGPVASPPVRPSTTTVDSIQTPIPSYAPTQRYPRGPAAPAGYPAPPQMGPYPQFVPQPGMPMQGPPPQQFPQPPRQQMPQGYPAGPAAMPGPPQAYPHGYMAPQQRPGLPPQYPQVFPGQPHPHKGYMTQPQHPPQHPGQHPHQPQHPPQHPGQHPHQPPHPQQPQHPQQHQPQHPQQPQHPQQPQHQPQHPQQHQPQHGAPMPQGYQPPQGYLPQQHPQMMPGPMPPHTMHPHMLPGPQLPPAGPQPYILPGNQHIPPGLPPHHMMAQQPKQVPGHPGAPQQQMGPHHPHPHQQMHMPPGPRPQMPGGPMQPPQQQQPLPGQLPMAHLPQQPMGMAGLPQGQPPHMGPVCYPGGPPMMPQQPLAPQPLHPPHLQAHPAPAVYTPGPGANAPPGAPQPGGMMAPHGAQQIPPAQQHMIQPSPGGLPVALTPNSIPPAPSPSPSPSPSPAPSSLGLTPQQRPSPAPTPGGAPAPPSPSPAVPSPAGSTSLFQRQNSNTDDLLSSSPESLPGGPKAPANVLQPTKADPQDGERRKKGAGGVSLIQGDPYQAPERIARLHGQLERYRAQVDALELPSEGEGGASVLDARWRELQEQQEKDARQRSIAIARCYSMKNRHQDVMPYDVNRVVLLSGKDDYINASYVEELSAFCPRLIATQAPLAGTAADFWLMVYEQKVALVVMLVSDQELEKGKVLRYFPTERGQQVSQGPITLILTTQKTTPTHVERMISLQYRDQSLKRTVVHLQYNSWPELGPPDSKGSLLGFIQEVQGHFQHQRPLHTPIIVHCSSGVGRTGAFCLLYAALQELEAGNCIPDLPLLVKKMRQQRKNMLQEKLHLKFCYEAVLKHAEALLQRHGITSATYSKNTSTAATKPYSRQESQQDLVLGGDMPISSIQATIAKLSIRTPSLSDQPADAPWSLEDQPLPAGPQPLQDAWPAPEGPQQPPASLSPPPAASPAKTPSPPPNGVDASAALAPSPPVAAAEVPDGPPAPGASPPSPPASAPSSLELLASLAPEAFSMEGGGMGKQRVTRQSFLQPTEGQGLQGARERGADDPLSSLDPLWSLNKS; encoded by the exons ATGGAAGCGGTCCCACGCATGCCGATGATCTGGCTGGATCTGAAGGAGGCTGGGGAGTTCCCGTTCAGCCCCGCGGTCAGGCAG TTCATCCTGAAGAACTATGGGGAGAACCCAGACAACTACAACGAGCAGCTGAAGAAACTGGAGACCCTGCGGCAG aGTGCTGTGAACGTAACCAGGGACTTTGAGGGCTGCAGTACCCTGAGGAAGTACTTTGGACAGCTGCATTACCTCCAGAGCAGGGTCCCCCTGGCGCCCGGACAGGAAGCTGCCGTGCCCATATCATG gaCAGAGATATTTTCTGGGAAGACGATCACCCACGAGGACATCAGCTACGAGCAGGCCTGCATCCTTTACAACCTGG GGGCCCTGCACTCCATGTTGGGAGCCATGGACAACAGAGTGTCCGAGGAG gggatGAAGGTGTCGTGCACTCACTTCCAGTGCTCAGCGGGGGCCTTCTCCTACCTGAGGGACCATTTCAACCACAACTTCAGCGTGGACATGAGTCACCAGATCCTCAACCTCAACATCAACCTGATGCTG GGCCAGGCCCAGGAATGTCTCCTGGAGAAGTCCATGTTGGACAACAGGAAGAGCTTCCTGGTGGCGCGCATCAGTGCTCAG GTGGTGGACTACTATAAGGAGGCCTGCCGGGCCCTGGAGAACTCTGAGACGGCCTCCATGCTGGGGAAGATCCAGAAGGACTGGAAGAAACTGGTCCAGATGAAGATCTACTACTTTGCTTCCATCGCCCAC TTCCACATGGGAAAACAAGCGGAGGAACAGCAGAAGTATGGAGAGAGG CTGGCCTACCTGCAGAGTTCATTGGACAAACTGAACGAAGCCACCAAGCTGGCCAAG GGTCAACCGGATAGTGTCCAAGACGCCTTGAGATTCACCATGGATGTTATCGGTGGGAA ATTCAACTCTGCTAAGAAAGACAACGACTTCATCTACCACGAAACGGTTCCAAATTTGGAAACCCTGGCCTCCGTCAAAG gcgcCCCGCTGGTGAAAGCCCTGCCGGTCAACCCCACCGATCCCAGCGTGACCGGACCCGACCTGTTCGCCAAGCTGGTGCCCATGGCCGCCCACGAGGCCTCCTCTCTCTACAG TGAGGAGAAAGCCAAGCTTCTGCGAGACATCATGACCAAGATAGAGAGCAAGAACGACACTCTGGA gcagTTCATGGACTCCCTGGGCTTGGAGCTGGAATCTGTAGACAACCTGGAGCTGTACAGCCACCTCCCCCCCGTACTCATGGAGAAGTGTGCTGCGCTCAGCGTGCGGCCGGACACCGTCAAGAGCCTGGTGCAGTCCATGCAGG TGTTGTCGGGGGTGTTCACCGACGTTGAGGCCTCGCTCCGGGAGATCCGGGATGTCCTGGAGGAGGACCAGGCCGGGCTGCGGGCCCTGCAGGAGGCCCCCGAGGTCCACCCCGCCGCCCAGGCCCAGGCGCTGACCGAGATCCGCCGGGACCTGGAGAAATACGCCGAGGCCCACGAGAAGGCGAGCTTCACCAACACGGAGCTCCACCGAGCCATGAACCTCCACATCAGCAACCTGCGGCTGCTGGGGGGACCCCTGGACAGCCTGAGGGACGCCCTGCCACGGCCCCAGCTCAACGAGG aggagGTGGCGGGGCTCCAGTGTATGAAGCGTATTCTGGGGAAGGTCCAGGAGATGAGGGACCAGAGGAGCTCCCTGGAGAAACAGCTGCGTGACCTCATCCAGCAagatgacatcacttcctcccTGGTCACCACGGACAGGGCCGACATGAAG CGGTTGTTCGAGGAGCAGCTGAAGAAGTACGAGCAGGTGAAGGTGTACATCGAGCAGAACCTGGCGGCCCAGGACAACATCCTGAAGGCGCTGACGGAGGCCAACGTCCAGTACGCCACGGTCCGCAAGGGGCTGGCCCGCACGGAGCAGCAGTGGAACGCCACGGTGCAGACGCTGGTGGCGTCCTACGAGGCCTACGAGGACCTGATGAAGAAGTCCCAGGAGGGCAAGGAGTTCTACGACGACCTGGAGGCCAAGGCCTCGCGGCTGCTGGAGCGGGCCAGGACCCTGTGCCAGGCCCGGGCAGAGCAGAGGAAGGGCGCGCTGGAGCG GGAGGCCCTGAAGAAGCCCCCAGCCCGGCCCACCGCAGCCAAGCCCACCCTGATGGCCAAGAACTCTGACAGCGACTCGGCCTGCTCCAGCCTGGACGACCCCGAGCTGGCCCAGCTCAGTGCCGCCATCCTGGCCCTGGGGGGCGACCTGCCCGAGGAGCTGCGCAGCATGCCCCCCGACCTCGCGTCCCACCCCGCCGAGGCCTACCTGCCCCCCGGCAGCGCCTCCCTGCCCTGGCCCGGCGCCGTGGGGCCCCACGGGGCCACCCACCGCTTCCCCGCCAACCTGCCCCCGCCGGAGCTCCTGGCCCGCATGGCCCAGTACCCCGGCCCGggcgggccccgcccccagacGCACGCCCAGGGCCCGCCGCAGATGCCCCCCCACGCGGCGGTGTCCGGGTACGGCCCTCCCCAGGCCCCCCACCCTGGCCCGGTCGCGTCCCCCCCGGTCCGTCCGTCCACCACCACCGTGGACAGCATCCAGACGCCCATCCCCAGCTACGCCCCCACCCAGCGCTACCCCCGGGGCCCGGCGGCCCCCGCGGGCTACCCGGCCCCGCCCCAGATGGGACCGTACCCGCAGTTCGTGCCCCAGCCGGGCATGCCCATGCAAGGACCCCCGCCCCAGCAGTTCCCCCAGCCTCCCAGGCAGCAGATGCCCCAGGGGTACCCTGCCGGCCCCGCAGCCATGCCGGGACCCCCGCAGGCCTACCCCCACGGGTACATGGCTCCGCAGCAGAGGCCGGGCCTGCCTCCCCAGTACCCACAGGTGTTCCCCGGGCAGCCCCACCCACATAAAGGCTACATGACGCAGCCCCAGCACCCGCCACAGCACCCTGGTCAGCACCCACATCAGCCCCAGCACCCGCCACAGCACCCTGGTCAGCACCCACATCAGCCCCCGCACCCACAACAGCCCCAGCACCCACAACAGCATCAGCCCCAGCACCCACAACAGCCCCAGCATCCACAACAGCCCCAGCATCAGCCCCAGCACCCACAACAGCATCAGCCCCAGCACGGTGCCCCAATGCCCCAGGGCTATCAGCCCCCACAGGGGTATCTGCCCCAGCAGCATCCCCAGATGATGCCGGGCCCCATGCCTCCTCACACCATGCACCCCCACATGCTGCCCGGGCCCCAGCTGCCGCCGGCCGGGCCCCAGCCTTACATCCTGCCCGGCAACCAGCACATTCCCCCCGGGCTGCCCCCGCATCACATGATGGCCCAGCAGCCCAAGCAGGTCCCAGGGCACCCCGGTGCGCCGCAGCAGCAGATGGgcccccaccaccctcacccccaccagcaGATGCACATGCCCCCCGGTCCCCGGCCCCAGATGCCCGGCGGCCCCATGCAGccgccccagcagcagcagcccctgcCCGGGCAGCTGCCGATGGCCCACCTGCCCCAGCAGCCCATGGGGATGGCCGGCCTGCCCCAGGGCCAGCCGCCCCACATGGGGCCCGTGTGCTACCCGGGGGGGCCGCCGATGATGCCGCAGCAGCCCCTGGCGCCGCAGCCTCTGCACCCACCGCACCTCCAGGCCCACCCCGCTCCCGCCGTCTAcaccccgggccccggggccaacgcccccccgggggccccccaGCCGGGCGGCATGATGGCCCCGCACGGCGCCCAGCAGATCCCCCCCGCCCAGCAGCACATGATCCAGCCCTCGCCGGGGGGTCTGCCCGTCGCCCTCACGCCCAACAGCATCCCGCCCGCCCCCTCGCCTTCCCCCTCGCCTTCCCCCTCCCCggccccctcctctctgggACTGACCCCCCAGCAGAGGCCCTCCCCGGCCCCCACGCCCGGAGGAGCGCCGGCCCCGCCCTCGCCGTCGCCCGCCGTCCCCTCCCCCGCCGGCTCCACCTCGCTCTTCCAGCGGCAGAACTCCAACACGGACGACCTGCTCTCCTCCAGCCCCGAGAGCCTCCCGGGGGGGCCCAAGGCCCCCGCCAACGTCCTGCAGCCCACCAAGGCGGACCCCCAGGACGGGGAGCGCCGCAAGAAGGGCGCCGGGGGCGTGTCCCTGATCCAGGGGGACCCCTACCAGGCACCCGAGCGCATCGCCCGGCTCCACGGGCAGCTGGAGCGCTACCGGGCGCAGGTGGACGCCCTGGAGCTGCCGTCGGAGGGCGAGGGCGGGGCCTCGGTGCTGGACGCCCGCTGGAGGGAGctgcaggagcagcaggagaaggACGCGCGCCAGCGGTCCATCGCCATCGCCCGCTGCTACAGCATGAAGAACCGCCACCAGGACGTCATGCCCTACGACGTCAACCGCGTGGTGCTGCTCTCGGGCAAGGACGACTACATCAACGCCAGCTACGTGGAGGAGCTGTCGGCCTTCTGCCCGCGGCTCATCGCCACGCAGGCGCCGCTCGCCGGCACGGCGGCCGACTTCTGGCTCATGGTGTACGAGCAGAAGGTGGCGCTGGTGGTCATGCTGGTGTcggaccaggagctggagaag GGGAAAGTCCTGCGGTACTTCCCTACAGAGCGTGGCCAGCAGGTCTCCCAGGGACCAATCACGCTCATCCTGACCACGCAGAAGACCACGCCCACCCACGTGGAGCGCATGATCAGCCTGCAGTACCGCGACCAGAGCCTGAAGCGCACCGTGGTCCACCTGCAGTACAACTCCTGGCCCGAGCT GGGTCCGCCAGACAGTAAGGGCAGCCTGCTGGGTTTCATCCAGGAGGTCCAGGGTCACTTCCAGCACCAGAGACCCCTTCACACCCCCATCATAGTGCACTGCAG TTCGGGTGTGGGGCGCACCGGCGCCTTCTGCCTGCTGTACGCGGCACTGCAGGAGCTGGAGGCCGGGAACTGCATCCCCGACCTGCCGCTGCTGGTGAAGAAGATGAGGCAGCAGAGGAAGAACATGCTGCAGGAGAag ctgCACCTGAAGTTCTGCTACGAAGCCGTCCTGAAGCATGCAGAGGCCCTGCTGCAGCGCCATGGCATCACCAGCGCCACCTACAGCAAGAACACCAGCACTGCAGCCACCAAG ccttaCTCCAGACAGGAGTCCCAGCAGGacctggtcctggggggggacaTGCCCATCAGCTCCATCCAGGCCACCATCGCCAAGCTCAGCATCCGCACGCCCAGCCTCTCGGACCAGCCCGCCGACGCCCCCTGGAGCCTGGAGGACCAGCCCCTGCCGGCGGGCCCCCAGCCCCTCCAGGACGCCTGGCCTGCCCCCGAGGGCCCCCAGCAGCCCCCGGCCTCCCTCAGCCCCCCGCCCGCCGCCTCCCCCGCCAAGACCCCCTCCCCGCCTCCCAACGGCGTGGACGCCTCCGCGGCCctcgccccctctcctcccgtAGCGGCGGCGGAGGTGCCCGACggcccccctgcccccggcgcctcccccccctcccccccggcctCGGCCCCGTCCTCCCTGGAGCTGCTTGCCTCCCTGGCGCCGGAGGCCTTCTCCATGGAGGGCGGGGGCATGGGCAAGCAGAGGGTCACCAGGCAGAGCTTCCTGCAGCCCACCGAGGGCCAGGGCCTGCAGGGGGCCCGGGAGCGCGGGGCCGACGACCCCCTGAGCAGCCTGGACCCCCTGTGGAGCCTCAACAAGAGCTGA